Genomic DNA from Candidozyma auris chromosome 1, complete sequence:
gTCGTATGTCTTCAAATATTCAGAAGTTTGTGTTACAATTGCTTGCAGAAAATGTTGCTCAAGCTCTATACTTGATTGTTGGATTGGCATTTTTTGATGATTCAGGGTTCTCGGTATTCCCCTTGTCCCCTGTTGAAACACTTTGGATTATTGTTGTCACATCATGCTTTCCTGCCATGGGACTTGGTCAAGAAAAGGCCAGTGACGATATTCTCAGTGTTCCTCCAAACAACCGAATTTTCACCAGAAGCGTTATCATCGATATGTTTGTATACGGTGTCTGGATGGCAGCTTGTTGTATGGCAGTCTTCGTCATTGTGGTGTTTGGAAAGGGTGATGGTAACTTGGGATACAGTTGTAACGAGAACAGTGGATCAAACTGTGGTTTGGTCTTTGAGGGAAGATCGGCCGCCTTTTCTACATTCACGTGGTGTGCCTTGTTTTTGGCCTGGGAATGTATACACATGAAgaattctttcttcaacatgagACCAGACTCGGAGGACCCTTGGTACGTTACTTTGGCAAGAGACCTCTGGGACAATCAATTCTTGTTCTGGTCGATCATCGGCGCCTTCATCTCGGTCTTCCCAGTGATTTACATTCCGGTGATCAACGACAAGGTATTTTTGCATGGCCCAATTGGCTACGAATGGGGTGTCTCTATTGCGTTCACCGTTTGCTTCTTCGCCGGTTGCGAGGCTTggaagttcttcaagagacGTTTCTACAGAAAAGTGTTACCCCAGAGAAGTCACTTGAGGACTACGATCCTTCCTGGCTTATTCGTCGTTTTCTGTGGACAAAGTCGCGTAGTTGTCAAGGCATTATCAACTTTAAGTCGATCAAGtggcctttttttttgttttgtgCGAGTGCTTTGATACTATTTTCTTGTGTGATTACCCATTATTTATATCATTATAAAGTTGTTTAGAAAATGTCGTTCTCGTAGGGACAGTTGAGGCTGCTATGGCCATCCCGTTCACAAAGACCACACCAGTTCTGCCGACCACTGCTAGGGTCAACTGGCTTGGGTGGTTTGTAGATACCCAAAGTGTCATTTTTTAAGTAGCTTGTTCCGTAGTGATTCTCCTTGTTTTCCGTGTCATCTGTACTTATGTCATCATTCTCGGAGGGGCTCCTCTTTAGCAGCGAGCGAAGCTTCTCTAGCTCTTCTGAGagtgctttcttctcttcttctatGCGAGCGAGTGCTCGATCCTTGTCCGCGAGGGACTTCTGATGTAGCAGATCCACTTCTTCGAGAGATGTCTGTAACTCGCTTAATTCTTCAAATGTTGGTCTCATGGCAAGTTCGTGCTTGAGGTCCTCAATCTGAGTCTCCAAGGTTGTAGAATCATTGCTTTTCTCACGCTGACtttccttcaattgcttttgaagacgttccttctcttcctctgctttcTCAATGTCGCTTTGAAGATTCCGTAGCTCGATCTCAAGACCACTTTTCGCCTTCAATGcgatttctttctctttcaactgcttttccaactcctcaacCTTTTCTGGTGTTTCCTCGTCAACATTCATCTTACCTACTTGCTGCAGTAATGTGTCCATATCCTTCTGTTGAAGCTTCTCGACCTCGGCTTGTAACTCTAGTATTTCTTTATCCTTAGctttcaccttctcctGACTCTCCCCAAGGACGAACTCCAATGACGAGACATCCTGCTGAAGGCGTTCAAGGGATTTTaagagctcttcttttccctCGGAAGTCTGGCTATCGTCTGTGGCGTACCTTTCCAACTGCTTGTCAAGCCTCTTATTCTCCTCAGTGAGATGTTTTATCTGCTCCTCTAGCTCATTCAAACGGCTTTTATCTATTGAGCCACTTTCGGCGTCACCTAGCTTCCGTTTGAGATCTTTCAACTGCTGCTCATATAGCTCCTCTGCCTCTTGCTGAGCAGAAAGCATTAGCTGTAAACTTTCTCTCCACTCCTCCCTTGCCTTATCATTATCAGCTTTCTGCTTCGACAATCTCTGGTCCTTCTGAGCCAATTCGTCTTCCATATCCGCAAGCACAGCTTGTAACTCGTTGATAGTATTCTGTAAACCCTTTAGTATATTGTCACGCTCCTGGAGATCTCTAGTTTTAGATTCTAGTATACTTCTTAGCTCattgttttctctttgagcCACTTGAAGTTCGTGTTGCACTCGTGTCCTGTCAAAAAGGTCTCCCAGATCGCTTCGAGATCCAACCACCGATCTGGAGCCTGCCATACTATTTTGCTCCCCAGATGCCACTCTGCGTTTTGGTAACAGAATCGACAGACTCAATTGTGGGCTTTGAGCCAGGGAAGCTGGTCTGCTTCCTCTTGAAGACGAGTTCAGACGGGGGCTTGGAGTTCTTAAATAATCCGAAGATTCGGATATGGGTCTCATGAATTCGTCAAGTTTCGGGAGTCTCAAGTTAGCGCTTCGAAGTCTTTCCCAAGGTATGAAGAGGCCGCTCATTGGCTGCTGGACATTGAAATATTGGATTCCATCAACGGATCCGTTGTTTTTACCTCTTGATGCAGCTATGGGACCTTGTAGCTCGAGCCCACCAAATACCCCaccttttccttcaatgGGACCCACGTACTTGAGTATACCATATCCTCTCGTGGTTCCCGGAACGGCTACTTTTGTTCCTATTAGTTCTGACATTTACTGAGGGCTGATGTGTTTATTGTTTGGGTATTACATTTACGTGCTACAGTGGTTCGCGCATATGTGCTTGAGACAAGCTCTGACTCTGGATAACGGAACACATCTTGAATTAGATCCATTCTTCACAATAAAATTTTCAATACTTGGGATATTAATTTGATTTAGTTCATTAGATTTCGCGTTGATAACATCACTCGATTTAGCTATTTCGACCTCTCACCCTCTTAAAGCTCGCTTCTATACACTTGAGGGTTGTGGAGTTCCCTCGCCCACTTCCATTTTGTATCCAGAAACGTTAAGGGAAGGCTTGTGTCGACCTCAGGTGTATCTTTGATGAGACGTTGCTCACTCAACAGAGCAatgtcttcttcgatttttGAAATATCTTTAGAATACatcttgatcttggtgtTGATCTCGTAGACAACCTGCTCGAGCTTGTCGACCAAGCCGTtatcaattttttttcttatttgGAGAGGCATTATTGCTCTCATTGCTTCGTCGTATTGTCTTTCGACTTCAGCCATCTTCTGGCGCAATTTCCTTCTCATAATTTCTGCCTTGATCTCAAGAGGTCGTTCTTTGAGCTCTTTCAGCTTGATAGACCGTTCATACTTAGATAACAGGGAAAGCGCCCGCTCGCACCGGAAGAGCCATTTTTCAGAGGCTTCTGCAATTTCCATGATATCATCGATTTTGCGGTTGAGATCGGTTGCTGAAGACAACGCCTTTTCGCCCATCAGCCTAAGCTCCattgctttctttgcaacgGCGTTTGTTGTACCTAGACGCTTGTAgtcattttcatctttATCATACTCAAGAGCCCTGATTCTGGACGCAATATGATGAGAGTTTGTAATCAAAACCTTTATCATTGCGTCCGTGGTTTGAAGTATGGTACGCATCTCTTGTTCAACTTTGGTGCCAGAATTTTCCAGCTTTTCGAGACCAGATAAAACTAGCATCTCGAAGTCAACTAATGAAGGAGGCGCGTCGATTAAAGGAGACGCTGAAACTTCCTTATCTGAAGTCTCCTCATCGGCAAAATCTGTTGCTTCTGTCTCACTTCCattgtttctttgaaggCTTTGCTCAACACGCCTAACGCTTGAGGATTTTTCATCTGAAGGTATCAGGTTTGGCTTCTGCGATGGCAAGCTTGGGATTTTGTCATTATTCTGCTCCTCACTTCCTAGCATAGGGTCCAGATTCAAATGTTTACccttctcttctgaagTCTCATTTGCTGAAGGTGCTGGGACTTCCTGTCCTGAAGGAGATGAAACGTCAACCTGATCAACAGGACGTGTAGACTTGGTCGAGGAATCtaaagcttcttcttcagactCGGGAGATATAGAATTTGACTTCAAGTCTTTATCTTCAGTTTCATCCAATAGTTTATCAGGTGTAGAATCATTTGACACATCAAGTTTTGCTAAAtcctcttttgcttctgtCAGCGGTGTCTTAGTGTAATTCTTCTCACTTTGCATAGGCTCTCCAAAAGGAGACGTCTCATTCGATATCACACCAAATATCGATGACTTCTTCTCGGATGTCGTCGACGGTCTCTTGCCGAATAACGATGAACCAGTGTCCTTTTCTCCCAAGGATAAGTTGCCAAAGCCTGAGGCCGCTTCTaatgagctttttgcatTACTCACAAAGTCTTTCAGCGATTGTTCTTTAATTCCGAACGGCTTAGAAGAGGTCAGCTGCTTTAAAGGGGATTCAGGTGATGGCTTTTCGGAATTCTGACCTAGAGTAGGAAGGCCCTCACCCAAATTAGAGGCAAGATTGCCGAAGGAGCTATATGGGTCTCCTGATTTACCAAAGGGTTTCATGTCAGATACTCCGCCAAATATCgtctttgactttgatgactcatcttcaagctttgaATCAGTTGGTTGGCCGAAAATAGACTTACCTTCGCTCGAGCTACCAAATGGCTTAGCACCAAAGGATTGCCCGAatgttgattttgtttcGGAAGTCTCTCCCAAAATGCCCTTCGACAGCTCACCGAATATCGAGTCCTTCTGACTCTGTTCATCGTTCTTCGAACCAAAGATATCATTCCCAGAAGAGGCGTTGCCAAATGGTGAGGAAGTTGAATAGGCAAACGCATTGCCCTTAGATGCATAACTTCCGAAACCAGATTTGACATCGGCTCCGCTACTTTGTGTAGCTGTTTTCAGTCCAAATCCTGATTGACCAAAGCCTGATTGACCAAAGCCTGATTGACCAAAGCCTGATTGACCAAAGCCTGATTGACCAAATCCTGACAGACCAAAGCCTGACTGACCAAACCCAGATTTGCCAAATCCTGAGTCACCAGCTGCTTTTGACGTGCCCAGGGCAGAGAATCCAAGCTGGCCAAACcctgatgatgatggtgttgtagatgatgatgaaccGAGACCAATAGTTCCAAAGCCAGACTTAAATGGCGACGCCGGAGGAGCAGATGGTTTTTGTGTTTCGGCTTCACTCTTCGGTTCATGTTTCGGTATGGCTGAAGAGAACGGTCCCGAGAAATCCAGCAGTTTGTCGTTTGAAACGAGTACTGATGCCTTCTCCTGCGAGGAGGTCAGCTTATCGACCTCAGTTAGCTGTGGAAGTGCTCTTTCCAAGCTCaagttttctttgttgatctcaGCCGACTCAAAAACGTCCCATACAATCAAATTTCCGGCGTTATTTAGACAGAAAAGACGAGGTAAAACGCCATTGGCCTCCTCTACACCCTGGCATGGCTCTTTGACAACTCTCATAGTGCCAGTGATGTCCACAGCAAATCCAACAGGCAAGGTATCCTCTCCAGAAGCATCGTCCATGGGAAGTTCTGCGCGATCAGTGTCATTGGCGTGACTAACAAGCTCTGTGTTTGATGCATTTGCGAATATCGTACTGATTTCGGTTGAAAGCGCCGAAGTGACGAGGGTCAAAGTTTTGTCCTTTATCCAATTTTGTAAATAGCTGATATAAAGCAGCGGAGCTCTTTCGGCTTCGCCAAACGGAGGTGCCAATGGCACCTCATAAGATGTAAATTCGGAGCCCTTTTTCTCCAAGAGGGTGTAGACCGGATCTCCGCCCTCCGGCGTACTAACAAGAAGCCATCTATCCTCGAAAACGGGTGCGACTTGATTGAAGGTAGCCAGATCTTCAGAGTAAGTAGCAAGTTCTGTTCCGTCATACTTTTGAACCTTGAACTCACCACCATATACAGTAGCTATGCTTATTCCATCGGTAGTCCAGGCAAAGCCTGAGACGCTTCCAATCGTATGACATTGCAGATCATCGTGGTAAATCATAAGAGATCCTTGATTCAGAAGAGAAGCGTGTAGGCTTGTGACTGTTGGAGACGCTCGAAAAGATGTAACGTCGGAGGCtaccttcttgaagtcatgTTTTCCAAGGAGAATATCTTCAGTAGATGCACGTTTTAGCAGGTTATCTGCTACAATGTAGATCGTTTCGTTATCTGCGCTTAATGCCACAGTGGTAGTGTTTGGCATGTCGAAGTACCTTCTATCCTCCTCTAGAGTCTCCACACGGCCAATGACAACTTTGGCACCATTGGATGCAACGTagattttcttgatgtttCCCACCGCTAGCAATTGCAAAGGCAGCTTAGCCAAGGATTCGTTCCCGAGATCAACAGGGTCATCAAAGAGTTTGATCCCATCTTTATGGCCATCAAGATGGAAGCCAAACGTCTCCGAGAAGGTTTCCGGGAGTTCACTCATGGGGGATGGGGAGGTAAGTAGTATTGATTTTATGTTGATATGGGTGTGCAGGTCGAAGAGCTTCTGGGACacatcaaagaagaggtgaaATAGACATTGCCcgttattttttttattaaGGTGAATTTTTTATTCACAGATAAGCAAGCCAAATCCTACGTGTGGTTTGCTATTTACAAAGCGCCAGGTGTTTATGGGGTGCTCGCAGCTGTGCTTAATACATAGTAGGTATTCTCGAAACATTGAGTGAGAAACAATTGAGAACAGCTCAGAAGGCGTTACTTTGTCGAATAATCAAGTTTTGCATTCTTAAGCAAACCCATTGTTCCTTTAAGATAATTATGTATATACCTCAAAATCCAACCGCTCggaaattgttgaagtctaAAATTCACCTACACTAACCTACAGCAGATATTCGTATCACACCAATCTATAGATTTGGGAGGTAGTCTTGAGATCTTTGTGTCAATTTGTTTTCTCTTGTAGATGACATTGAGACTCAAATGTGCTTGTGCCAAATCCGCAGATTCTACTTAAGCACATTTGGTAGAAAGGTGGAGCTGGAAATACGGAGTACGGAATACTGCAAAGGAAGTCAAAACCTCTCATGATATTGACAGATGGAACCAATTCAGAATGGCAATTTACAATCTTGGAAAGAGCAGGAGTGAGCATTGCAACTTTGCGATTGTTATCAAGCTAGTAACATCCCAAAAAGGCCGTATGTCAAGAGTTAGATAAAGAATCAATTTCCATCAACATACTTGAAGTAGTCGGATCATGGATCTATTGACAAATACTTACAAACGTCACCTACTCCACGATGTCGAAGGCTTCACCATCTGCTTATCCACAACGTCAATAGCGGCTAACAACCGACCGCATCGACCCGAAAGAGGCAGCTTACTACCATTTTTCATCCTCTGCCCATGTGTCCAAGGCATCTTTTTTAACGCACCTCAATAACTTAGTCCAATGGCTGGCTCGTcctttcgcagccattcaaAAGATAATCCGAAAAGACGGGACCAATATCGAAGTCagacatcaagaaaaaaaaaggaaattcAGACCATAGTCAAAATCGTGCTTTACAAAAACGGCTTAGATCTAACTTTACATATTCATAATTTCAGATTGGCCCTGTCCAATTTCACTGTAAAGGGCCCGGAAAAAGTCGTCGTAATTCTGTCTCGAAGGGGGGTCTGTGCGGCATACAAAAAAGAGCCCATTTCTGAatctttccttttttggcGCGATTCCCCCGGGCAATGACAATAGCTAGGGTTAGCGAATACGGAAGGAATTGATATAAGACTAATGAATTTAAATTATTCTAGTTACGTTCTAGCTCAGGGCGATAGGGATTTTTCCACATTTTCACTCTTCTCCTTAAATATCGCACTTTGGTGGGGACGGACCGCCCCATGGGGTGAGAAAATCCGaaggctttttttttttttcctgccTCCTCTCCACAGTCATGGGTTCCCCCACATAGAAAAACTCATCTGTGAACAAAAAACCTCACAACTTCAAAACTCTGTTCATCACAAAAAAAACTACAACCAAATTCTATGTTTGGCTTGCCAGCACGGAAATCCTCGCAGAGCTCGCTGCCTCCGTCGCAGTTTCGGGATCTGGCCAGAAATGCCATCTACCAACAACTCCCAGTACACACGCTCGGGAAGAACTCGGCCGCTTCAATTCGGTCGGCTCCATCTCAGTTCAAGCAGCTCCACAATTCCCATTCCCTGTATAGGCTGCTGGCGCTGAGTGTGTTCTCGTGGGGAAAGAGATCGGTCCGTTCGGCTCCTTCGATATACTCATCCTCTACGGCTACTATCCCTGAAGATACCGAACAAACCACCACGACGGTGGAACAACTCATCAACGACATTGCCTTGCATGAAAGTTTGGCTCGCGAGGAGTATCTTCAGGCTAAAAACGAGCAGCAGCAATACTTCGAATCAGAAGACGAGCAGGAAATGTACAAAATCTCGTTGGGCTCGGAACTTCAGTACCAAAACGTTCCAGAGTCGCTTGTGGACTGGAACCTCAATGTGACTCGTTGCAAGCTCATGCTTAGCCATATGCCCAAGGTGTCATCGTCCCCCGATATCACATATTCCGACCAACAACTTCCCCAGCTCGTTGGCGACTTGGCTCAGATTTGCCAGATCATCCTCCTACAACCGCATATCTCTGATAAAGAACTCATATACACATTGTACTCATCAAATCTTTACACAGAGCATAATCTCGATAGCCTGTTCAAGAAGTCCGTGGCCGAGATATCTGTCAAGCAATCAAGACTACTACAAATCAACCAGCCCAAACGACAACTACCTTCTCCGCCTATAACACAAGGAGATCAAACTCATTTGACCTTTCAATACAAAGAAATAGCTGTAAGGAACTACTTGGTCAACCTAGCAGCGGCCGCCACAACTGCATACGAATATAAGGTAAAGAGCGACAACCTCaagaaggagctcaaaTTGCAGCAGGTTAACggcgaaaagaagaagttgaccaaAGATGCTAAGAAACGTCTTTGGGATGAAGTACGTCTGGACGTTTTCCGCCGGGCTGGTTTGGAGGAATAGTAAGAGACACCCGTTCAACTGTTTTATAGACATCTGTGCTCTAATATATACATATTGAACAAATTACCTCAATCCAATGCGAATGCTATAACTCCCATATATACTCTAGTAGCCTTGCCTTTTTTGCTTGACCTTTCTGTAGTGCTTCTTGCCTCCACTAgttctttgagtttgtATCTCGTGGTACTTGCGCTTGAAGTATTTACTACCTTCATCATCGTGcaaaatttcttctgccaacAGCTTACCTCTATTCCTCCTCGCCAATCTTGCTGAGTAATATTCTGTGTTACCTTCGATGATTGTTCCTGTCTGAAAGTACTTGGGTATCTCCCATTTGTCCTTTTTGTAATGTCTTTTCCTATCAAGCACTGCCCTGTTCTTTATTATTAGCATGTCACGCTTTATTTCGGGTGtcatttcctttttcttcatgttAAACCATTCTTTCCCAGCGTCTGcatccttctcctcctttgcTTTCTTGGTGCGGTGAGTAATGGGGTCATTAATTTTGATAGCCTTGTCTGGAAGgagctgcttctttgaattctCCTCAAACTGCTTTTCTAGATTACTCTCTATCTGGGGTaatttttcaagttctGTTTGTATTTGGGAGAATTCATCCGCATTTTTCTCCTTAGGTTTTGTCTCCAGGGCAAGCTCCTCTAGAAGCTGATCTAGTGAAAGAGACTCGCTaagcttttcttgctcATCCCTTCCTGAATCTGTTTCTGTCACTTCCGCTATCTGATTGAGTGGAATTGACATCTTTTCTGAAAAGTGATTAATCAAGATGCGATGCGCTCATTAATGCACTGATAGTGTAAGTGTGGTGTACAGGTTCAGAAGGTTCACCACCCGCCGATACCACTCTGTGGCGTCAGGGGAAATATCACTTTTTTGCTAGCCCATCAGTCAAAATAACCTCGTCTAGTTCGTCTAGAAGGACACCGTCATTCTCGGAACCAGTGTTTGAGGGCAAGCTCAACTCAATGTTTGCATCCAAAAGAACCTGGTTAATTGCCCAAAGTCTTCGTTTCTCCTTCATGGCCTCAGCTAGTTTCTTTTCTGTAATTTGCTGTATTTTCTTAGCCGTCGCAAGCTTGTTGGTGAGCCTACTGTAAGTAGCTACAAGCTTAGCGTGGTCGTTGCCCTCATACACAGGGACAGTATCAGGCTTATAATTCGTAATGGTATTCTTGACCACTTTGGCAGCCTCCTCCGGCATCTCCGTCAAGAGGTCGTCATTCTGCTGGTTCCTCAAGAAAGTCTTGTACCTTGACAAGGCCAAGTCGTACTGCCTTAGATCCTGAGGCTGGTCATAGAGGGTCTGCAAAGACGCATCTTCCTCTTTAAGTGCATCCACGAATCTTTTAGAGAACCACCAAGGCATCCTTAATTCGTAGTCTCGTCTGAGGAGCACTGCGTACTGTTCCTCCGTCATCGTATCCAACTCCTCATTCAAAGGCACGTCTCCCTTGTTTCTCTCCTTTCTGTATTTCATCAACGCAATGGCGTCTCTGTGCTGGTGCAAATCATGCACGCCTTTGACATGCTTAGCTAAAGCATCTGACCGTGTGAAATGCTTGTCACACTCGGGGATCGGACAGAAATAGGGTTTCTCTCCCGTATGAGTTCTGCAATGGGATATGAGCGCAAACCTCGAAGGCTGCTCCACATCAAAACGTGAGCAGCCTTCCCATTGGCAGCTGTAGCGCATTTGTGAAGCTGTGTAGATTTGTGTGTTTTGGGCCAAGTGGGCATTACTAACATGGTTCACTAAGGAAGCTAAATTCGGGAATTTTTCCTCGGTACATCCTGCCCACCTACATGTGTGTTCTTCATCCAGAAGCTTTTTCGgtttcttcgttttctCTATAGGTGATGACATGGTGGGCgctaaaaaaaaaaaaggggGTTGAGAAGTAGATACCGATGAAGGTGACTTTAACGTCGATTAGTACCTGTGCGCGAATCCAGTAGTAAGTAATTTGTCGACAGTAGATATAGTTGAGAGTAGTACCTTGACCATATCAACTTATTGATCCTAATAGACgaaaatcaaggagattgtAAGGATATTGCT
This window encodes:
- the STD1 gene encoding Std1p; translation: MFGLPARKSSQSSSPPSQFRDSARNAIYQQLPVHTLGKNSAASIRSAPSQFKQLHNSHSSYRSSASSVFSWGKRSVRSAPSIYSSSTATIPEDTEQTTTTVEQLINDIALHESLAREEYLQAKNEQQQYFESEDEQEMYKISLGSELQYQNVPESLVDWNLNVTRCKLMLSHMPKVSSSPDITYSDQQLPQLVGDLAQICQIILLQPHISDKELIYTLYSSNLYTEHNLDSSFKKSVAEISVKQSRLLQINQPKRQLPSPPITQGDQTHLTFQYKEIAVRNYLVNLAAAATTAYEYKVKSDNLKKELKLQQVNGEKKKLTKDAKKRLWDEVRSDVFRRAGLEE
- the NUP159 gene encoding FG-nucleoporin, translating into MSELPETFSETFGFHLDGHKDGIKLFDDPVDLGNESLAKSPLQLLAVGNIKKIYVASNGAKVVIGRVETLEEDRRYFDMPNTTTVALSADNETIYIVADNSLKRASTEDILLGKHDFKKVASDVTSFRASPTVTSLHASLSNQGSLMIYHDDSQCHTIGSVSGFAWTTDGISIATVYGGEFKVQKYDGTELATYSEDSATFNQVAPVFEDRWLLVSTPEGGDPVYTLLEKKGSEFTSYEVPLAPPFGEAERAPSLYISYLQNWIKDKTLTLVTSALSTEISTIFANASNTELVSHANDTDRAELPMDDASGEDTLPVGFAVDITGTMRVVKEPCQGVEEANGVLPRLFCLNNAGNLIVWDVFESAEINKENLSLERALPQLTEVDKSTSSQEKASVLVSNDKSSDFSGPFSSAIPKHEPKSEAETQKPSAPPASPFKSGFGTIGLGSSSSTTPSSSGFGQLGFSASGTSKAAGDSGFGKSGFGQSGFGSSGFGQSGFGQSGFGQSGFGQSGFGQSGFGSKTATQSSGADVKSGFGSYASKGNAFAYSTSSPFGNASSGNDIFGSKNDEQSQKDSIFGESSKGILGETSETKSTFGQSFGAKPFGSSSEGKSIFGQPTDSKLEDESSKSKTIFGGVSDMKPFGKSGDPYSSFGNLASNLGEGLPTLGQNSEKPSPESPLKQSTSSKPFGIKEQSSKDFVSNAKSSLEAASGFGNLSLGEKDTGSSLFGKRPSTTSEKKSSIFGVISNETSPFGEPMQSEKNYTKTPSTEAKEDLAKLDVSNDSTPDKLLDETEDKDLKSNSISPESEEEALDSSTKSTRPVDQVDVSSPSGQEVPAPSANETSEEKGKHLNSDPMLGSEEQNNDKIPSLPSQKPNSIPSDEKSSSVRRVEQSLQRNNGSETEATDFADEETSDKEVSASPLIDAPPSLVDFEMLVLSGLEKSENSGTKVEQEMRTILQTTDAMIKVLITNSHHIASRIRALEYDKDENDYKRLGTTNAVAKKAMELRSMGEKALSSATDLNRKIDDIMEIAEASEKWLFRCERALSSLSKYERSIKSKELKERPLEIKAEIMRRKLRQKMAEVERQYDEAMRAIMPLQIRKKIDNGLVDKLEQVVYEINTKIKMYSKDISKIEEDIASLSEQRLIKDTPEVDTSLPLTFSDTKWKWARELHNPQVYRSEL